One part of the Candida albicans SC5314 chromosome R, complete sequence genome encodes these proteins:
- the IFA14 gene encoding Ifa14p (Putative LPF family protein; Plc1-regulated; induced by alpha pheromone in SpiderM medium), whose protein sequence is MAIPYIDINLFLLLSRFPNEVLDHIISYIPKCMLPELLYFRSIKPFVEYRVLMNVAIKFSVQRHRRMDAFGYDYIWCDCTGFKITLNNLKIAINRLHIFPHIIHFEYINDLMDLVHSYPDLGRRLLKINGTFNSFDFQNLENLMTLMDQSQIRFDTLALSNFNYSFPLPPIATNLSLFNCLVADYMIQGLRKLNLVIDHPSIQDRIVTFPDSLEELLIDTSVNISVIPSPSLRELSLITFSNNVNFMFQEMSKLEYLWIQIPDFESFNDIGIVAPNINTLELSDCYHMNNFGELTQFQHLKHLKIKRCAFPIGLFEEFQFPELEIFTYNGHDRVYLKDAYNPRLPFPQNLKCLSIKSYDLDSIHPYNLELPAGLERLELMYLTFSDGYFHFGDNLRYIRIYTPTLTFHEDFRLPQSAQEFILNADCLTFDRSYFLHKLPENLVRLHLIANKLCVMRPITKKIQWPSMLSSLYLKGFAINSGILKLLNLRQTCLEEITICGGYVPILSEEMFPVSVKELTLQRMGIRSLSSSFKSLKNLQRLSLIRNNLKDISSVRLPLATLKSLDLSYSHVPLLTPFLIAFSSEKYKNAELEVDARGNQEIDINDVLMAMQEYRRLSVCLSMINGTRTQLPMDPTRLEFVYESFDSYHERYENSDNDPDDMDSDGEDDDVERRRMGLH, encoded by the coding sequence ATGGCTATACCATATATTGATAtcaatctttttttattattatcaagatTTCCTAATGAGGTTCTTGATCACATCATCAGCTACATACCTAAGTGTATGTTGCCTGAATTATTGTACTTTCGGTCAATTAAGCCTTTTGTGGAGTACCGAGTATTAATGAATGTTGCTATCAAATTTCTGGTGCAACGCCATAGAAGAATGGACGCATTTGGTTACGACTACATTTGGTGTGATTGTACAGGTTTCAAAATAACActcaataatttgaaaattgccATAAACAGATTGCACATATTTCCACACATTATTCATTTTGAGTATATAAACGATTTAATGGACCTTGTGCATTCTTACCCTGACCTTGGGAGGAGacttttgaaaatcaatggcacttttaattcttttgattttcaaaatttagaAAACCTTATGACGCTTATGGATCAGTCCCAAATCAGATTTGACACACTAGCATTATCTAACTTCAATTATTCATTTCCGCTACCTCCTATAGCAACAAACTTGTCgttgttcaattgtttaGTGGCAGATTACATGATTCAAGGTTTAAGAAAGCTAAACTTGGTTATAGATCATCCTAGTATTCAAGATCGTATAGTTACTTTTCCTGATTCTTTGGAAGAGTTGCTAATTGATACAAGTGTTAATATTAGTGTGATTCCATCCCCCAGTTTGCGTGAATTAAGCTTAAtcacattttcaaataatgtaAATTTCATGTTTCAAGAAATGTCTAAGCTTGAATATTTGTGGATACAAATTCCAGATTTTGAATCCTTCAATGACATCGGAATAGTTGCTccaaatataaatacatTAGAATTGCTGGATTGCTATCATATGAACAATTTTGGGGAATTGACCCAGTTCCAACATTTAAaacatttaaaaataaaacgCTGTGCTTTCCCAATTGGTTTGTTTGAAGAGTTCCAGTTCCCTGAACTTGAGATATTTACTTATAATGGACATGATAGGGTATATCTAAAAGATGCGTACAACCCACGGTTACCATTTCctcaaaatttgaaatgtttatcaatcaaatcatacGATCTTGACAGCATTCATCCTTATAACTTAGAATTACCCGCTGGATTGGAACGTTTAGAGCTTATGTATTTAACCTTTAGCGATGGTTATTTCCATTTCGGTGACAATTTACGATATATTCGTATTTATACACCAACACTCACATTTCATGAAGATTTTCGACTTCCACAATCAGCTCAAGAATTCATATTGAATGCGGATTGTTTAACATTTGACAGACTGTACTTCTTACACAAGCTACCAGAAAATCTTGTTCGTTTGCATTTGATTGCTAATAAACTATGTGTGATGAGGccaataacaaaaaaaattcaatggCCCTCAATGTTGAGTAGTTTATATCTCAAGGGTTTTGCTATTAATTCTGGGATACTAAAACTTTTGAATCTCAGACAAACATGTCTTGAAGAAATTACTATCTGTGGAGGGTATGTACCCATATTGAGTGAAGAAATGTTTCCAGTTAGTGTTAAAGAACTAACTTTACAACGAATGGGAATCCGCTCCTTGTCGTCTTCTTTtaaaagtttaaaaaatctACAAAGGCTATCATTGATAAGAAATAATCTCAAAGATATATCTTCTGTCAGATTACCATTGGCCACATTAAAAAGTTTGGATTTAAGTTATTCTCATGTTCCTTTGTTAACACCATTCTTGATTGCTTTTCTGTCCGAGAAGTATAAAAATGCTGAACTTGAGGTAGACGCTAGAGGGAACCAGGAAATAGACATTAACGATGTGCTAATGGCAATGCAAGAATATAGAAGGCTCTCGGTATGTCTCAGCATGATTAATGGTACTAGGACACAACTACCCATGGATCCTACGCGTTTGGAGTTTGTATATGAGAGTTTTGATTCTTATCATGAAAGATATGAAAATAGCGACAATGATCCGGATGATATGGATAGTGATGGTgaggatgatgatgttgagAGGAGAAGAATGGGGTTAcattaa
- the ALO1 gene encoding D-arabinono-1,4-lactone oxidase (D-Arabinono-1,4-lactone oxidase involved in biosynthesis of dehydro-D-arabinono-1,4-lactone, which has a protective role against oxidative damage; plasma membrane-localized;required for full virulence in a mouse model of systemic infection), translated as MTDIPESLKPFVTKKVIHSTWAGTFLCKPQAIFQPRNVEEIQELIKQARLHGKTIMTVGSGHSPSDLTMTTEWLCNLDKFNHVLLEEPYYAPKSPTDDTPEIKFVDLTVEAGTRIFELNEYLKRNNLAIQNLGSISDQSIAGLISTGTHGSTQYHGLVSQQVVSVKFLNSAGELITCSSVDKPEYFRAILLSLGKIGIITHVTLRTCPKYTIKSKQEIINFETLLNNWDNLWLESEFIRIWWFPYTNKCVLWRANKSTDPLSDPRPSWYGTKLGRFFYESLLWVSVHLFPRLTPFVEKFVFGQQYGEVETLGKGDIAVQNSVEGLNMDCLFSQFVNEWSSPLNSGPEILTELKKIITDASQTGDFFVHAPIEVRCSNVTYSDEPFTDDKNQKSLYPSQEWLSNRSKTSAGPIPGNNLRPYLDNSPKLPYSKDGKITNDQLTLFINATMYRPFGTNVETHKWFQLFEDVMSKAGGKPHWAKNFIGLTQDEKYDKQQDLKTQLEFGGKPFYTMLGFKPVMQDWFGKDLVAFNKVRKETDPDGVFLSGKVWAERNGILLD; from the coding sequence atgacaGATATTCCAGAATCTTTGAAGCCCTTTGTCACTAAAAAAGTCATCCATTCAACTTGGGCAGGAACTTTTTTATGTAAACCACAAGCAATTTTCCAACCAAGAAATGTTGAAGAGATCCAAGAGTTAATCAAACAAGCCAGATTGCATGGAAAGACCATTATGACAGTTGGATCGGGTCATTCTCCAAGTGATTTGACTATGACTACGGAATGGTTATGTAATTTAGATAAATTCAATCATGTATTATTAGAAGAGCCATATTATGCCCCAAAATCACCCACCGATGACACCcctgaaatcaaattcgTTGACTTAACAGTGGAAGCAGGAACCagaatttttgaattgaatgagTACTTGAAGAGAAACAATTTGGCAATCCAAAATTTAGGTTCTATTAGTGATCAATCTATTGCTGGGTTGATTTCTACTGGTACCCATGGATCAACTCAATATCATGGTTTAGTTTCACAACAAGTTGTGTCAGTGAAGTTTTTAAATTCTGCTGGGGAATTAATCACTTGTTCTAGTGTTGACAAACCAGAGTATTTCCGTGCTATATTATTGAGTTTAGGGAAAATAGGGATCATTACTCACGTTACTTTGAGAACTTGTCCTAAATACACCATCAAATCTAAGcaagaaatcattaattttgaaactttattgaataattggGATAATCTTTGGTTGGAATCCGAATTTATAAGAATATGGTGGTTCCCATATACCAACAAATGTGTTTTGTGGAGAGCTAACAAATCAACTGATCCCTTATCTGACCCAAGACCTTCATGGTATGGTACCAAGTTGGGTAGATTCTTTTATGAATCTTTATTGTGGGTGAGTGTTCATTTATTCCCTAGATTAACTCCATTCGTTGAGAAATTTGTTTTCGGTCAACAATACGGTGAAGTAGAAACTTTGGGTAAAGGTGATATTGCTGTTCAAAATTCAGTAGAAGGGTTGAATATGGATTGTTTGTTTAGTCAATTTGTTAACGAATGGTCATCTCCATTGAATTCCGGTCCAGAAATCTTAacagaattgaaaaagattattACTGACGCGTCTCAAACtggtgatttttttgttcacGCTCCAATTGAAGTTAGATGTTCAAATGTTACTTATTCTGATGAACCATTTACTGATGATAAAAACCAGAAATCATTGTACCCATCACAAGAGTGGCTTTCAAATCGTTCTAAGACGAGTGCTGGCCCAATTCCAGGTAACAATTTAAGACCATATTTGGACAACTCTCCTAAATTACCATATTCTAAAGACGGCAAGATTACCAACGACCAATTAACTTTGTTTATCAATGCTACCATGTATCGTCCGTTTGGAACTAATGTTGAAACCCATAAATGGTTCCAATTGTTCGAAGATGTTATGAGTAAAGCTGGAGGTAAACCTCATTGGGCTAAGAACTTTATTGGATTGACTCAAGATGAAAAATATGACAAACAGcaagatttgaaaaccCAATTAGAATTTGGAGGTAAGCCATTCTACACAATGTTGGGTTTTAAACCTGTTATGCAAGATTGGTTTGGTAAAGATTTGGTTGCCTTCAATAAGGTCAGAAAAGAAACTGACCCAGATGGTGTGTTCCTTTCTGGTAAAGTATGGGCCGAAAGAAACGGTATTTTATTAGACTAG
- a CDS encoding uncharacterized protein (Putative U3-containing small subunit processome complex protein; Hap43-induced gene; repressed in core stress response; Spider biofilm induced) has protein sequence MARNNKQQKSKSKNNKKKQQNHRKNDDEGNELSIYDNKIREFEDGILDARKYLQSDDIKVDLDEEIDSDDALGSDDDYDVLNSKFSQTIRDKARKKRSGKKVNESESEDEGYSSIDEGQLVTLSEAWDMDDRDLDETLGNTSQNDIVLNDTWETESSEDEEEGEDDDQDEEDEDEDDDSFEESTDEEEIFGNHDDDEDIDLLKTVDRLQSKIASRQPKERKKLIVETRQENEYNLPTGGNQLSLQDMMANINEDENNKAILLDKESKAIAIPLPKRIQQRNDRAAAYELSKKEISKWKDSVQALRQAEVLKFPMINQEQDTIRDSALTFRSDNVPTTELEKRINNVLTESSLVDDKKEATFEEIAVAKLSPEEMKKRTNELRLMRELMFRDEKRAKRIKKIKSKQYHKIQKRERLKNQEMVEGEDFDMEDEDHDTKRATERMSLKHKTQSQWAKSMIKSGLSKDASNRAELEEMLRQGEKLRTKQMGFEDGDQSDENADDIINEYDQDDIDDENNLRSKLGKGVMNMDFMKKAEARKREENLKELEMLRKLENGEGDLEIFEEDNSAVNVTKNQGRRIYTPAAASQINDNTNEQALEDIENDNAKSLDKKLAKKYKVIDNQETKTSAKSESNPEVLPVDESNPWLSSNTSANNDTTKKNSAKITTVDKESSKLAKAAAKLAKSKLKKHKSSDDNTLIDVNETLAVNDIYQDGSEDEDESVPTMFKQKDLIKQAFAGDDVVSEFENEKKRVIEEEDDKEEDLTLPGWGDWAGGDSKPKKRKVVRKIDGVMAKDRRKDKNMKNVIINEKVNKKNLKYQSSHVPYPFETREQYERSLRMPVGQEWTSKETHQKLTMPRVIVKQGTVIDPLKAPFK, from the coding sequence ATGGCTcgtaataataaacaacaGAAATCTAAATCcaagaacaacaagaagaaacaacAGAATCATAGAAAAAATGACGATGAAGGAAATGAACTCTCCATATATGATAACAAAATAAGAGAATTCGAAGATGGGATATTAGATGCTagaaaatatttacaatctgatgatattaaagttgatttagatgaagaaatcGATTCAGATGATGCATTAGGATcagatgatgattatgatgtTTTGAATTCCAAATTTTCACAAACTATTAGAGATAAGGctagaaagaaaagactGGGTAAAAAGGTCAATGAAAGTGAAAGTGAAGATGAAGGATATAGTAGTATTGACGAAGGGCAATTAGTCACTTTATCTGAAGCTTGGGATATGGATGATCGTGACTTAGATGAGACTTTGGGGAACACATCCCAAAATGATATTGTGTTGAATGATACATGGGAAACAGAATCTAGTGAAGACGAGGAGGAGGGGGAGGACGATGATCAAGAcgaagaagacgaagacGAAGACGACGACTCTTTTGAAGAATCAACAGATGAGGaagaaatatttggaaatcatgatgacgatgaagatattgatttattgaaaactgTTGACAGATTACAATCGAAAATTGCTTCCAGGCAACCCAAGGAACGTAAAAAGTTGATTGTTGAAACCAGACaagaaaatgaatataatttaCCCACAGGGGGTAATCAGTTATCATTGCAAGACATGATGGCTAAtattaatgaagatgaaaataataaagcGATTTTACTTGATAAAGAGTCTAAAGCCATTGCCATCCCATTACCTAAACGTATTCAACAAAGAAATGATCGTGCAGCTGCCTATGAATtatcaaagaaagaaatcaGTAAATGGAAAGATTCTGTTCAAGCTTTGAGACAAGCTGAAGTTTTAAAATTTCCAATGATCAATCAAGAGCAAGATACTATTCGGGATTCAGCCCTTACTTTTAGATCAGATAATGTGCCGACTACTgaacttgaaaaaagaatcaataaTGTGTTAACAGAATCTTCGCTTGTTGACGACAAGAAAGAGGCAacatttgaagaaattgctgTGGCTAAGTTGAGTCCCGAAGAGATGAAAAAGAGAACCAACGAATTGAGATTGATGCGTGAATTGATGTTCCGAGATGAAAAAAGAGCCAAGAGaatcaagaaaatcaaatccaaaCAGTATcataaaattcaaaagCGTGAACGATTAAAGAATCAAGAAATGGTTGAAGGTGAAGATTTTGACATGGAAGATGAAGACCACGATACTAAAAGAGCAACTGAAAGAATGAGTTTGAAACACAAGACACAATCACAATGGGCTAAATCGATGATAAAAAGCGGATTATCAAAAGATGCCTCCAATAGAGCTGAATTGGAAGAAATGTTAAGACAAGGTGAAAAGTTGCGTACCAAACAAATGGGTTTTGAAGACGGAGACCAAAGCGATGAAAATGCTGATGATATTATAAATGAATACGATCAAGATGATATAGACGATGAAAATAACTTGAGAAGCAAATTGGGTAAAGGTGTTATGAATATGGATTTCATGAAAAAAGCTGAAGCTCGGAAAAGAGAAgagaatttgaaagaattggaaatgtTGAGAAAATTAGAGAATGGCGAAGgtgatttggaaattttcGAAGAAGACAATAGCGCAGTTAATGTCACTAAGAATcaaggaagaagaatataTACACCAGCAGCAGCATCCCAAATAAATGACAATACCAATGAGCAAGCATTAGAAGACATTGAAAATGACAACGCTAAATCTTTAGATAAAAAATTAGCCAAAAAATACAAAGTCATTGATAAccaagaaacaaaaacatcAGCTAAATCAGAATCTAACCCTGAAGTTTTGCCTGTCGATGAATCAAATCCATGGTTGTCATCTAATACTAGTGCTAATAACGACACCACAAAAAAGAACTCTGCCAAAATAACTACAGTTGATAAAGAGTCTTCAAAATTGGCTAAAGCAGCTGCCAAATTAgccaaatcaaaattgaaaaaacacAAATCTAGTGATGATAATACCTTAATTGATGTGAATGAGACATTGGCTGTTAATGATATTTACCAAGATGGTTCCGAGGATGAAGATGAATCGGTTCCAACAATGTTTAAACAAAAGGATTTGATTAAACAAGCTTTTGCAGGTGATGATGTTGTTAGTGAGTTTGAGAATGAAAAGAAACGTGTCAtcgaagaagaagacgacAAAGAAGAGGATTTGACATTACCTGGATGGGGTGATTGGGCTGGAGGTGATTCAAAACCCAAGAAGAGAAAAGTGGTGCGTAAGATTGACGGGGTAATGGCAAAAGATCGTCGTAAAGATAAAAACATGAAGAATGTAATCATAAACGAAAAAGTCAAtaagaagaatttgaaatatcaaaGTAGTCACGTTCCATATCCATTTGAAACTAGAGAACAATATGAAAGATCATTGAGAATGCCAGTGGGTCAAGAATGGACATCAAAAGAAACCCATCAGAAATTGACTATGCCAAGAGTTATTGTCAAACAAGGTACAGTTATCGATCCATTAAAAGCACCTTTCAAATAA
- a CDS encoding uncharacterized protein (Protein of unknown function; rat catheter biofilm repressed), with protein MAMSELLKRYQQSRKEATDTSKSRLPSIKTDPIYPSYSNLDGIRNQSRYQSRTYGGISKPTKKTSLLNTSPIYKKYESLNLPSSSQIYKREIEKKPRFTINDKNEESIFSKITKYFQHGEENEEKPERVDIADKYLNDDRDEVDELILRVKESEKKYERERLKKLEEDNKRIQNELDDIKLENRKLKDQIERMEIRNRKELNQLDKKLFELENKLIMETQTTRRSNNYRRSTYSKDD; from the coding sequence ATGGCAATGTCAGAATTATTAAAGAGATACCAACAGTCACGAAAAGAGGCTACAGATACAAGTAAAAGTAGATTACCCTCGATTAAAACTGACCCAATATACCCTTCATATTCCAATTTAGATGGAATCAGAAATCAATCACGATACCAATCACGAACTTATGGCGGTATAAGcaaaccaacaaaaaaaacttctTTATTAAACACTTCTCCAATATATAAGAAATACgaatcattaaatttacCATCATCGTctcaaatttataaaagaGAAATTGAGAAAAAACCTAGATTCACcattaatgataaaaacGAAGAAAGtatattttccaaaatcaCCAAATATTTCCAACACggagaagaaaatgaagaaaaaccTGAAAGAGTGGATATTGCTGATAAATATCTAAATGATGATAGagatgaagttgatgaattgattttacGAGTTAAAGAactggaaaaaaaatatgaaagaGAAcgattaaaaaaattggaagaGGATAATAAACGGATTCAAAATGAATTAGATGATAttaaattggaaaataggaaattgaaagatcaaattgaaagaatggaaattagaaatagaaaagaattgaatcaattggataaaaaattgtttgaattggaaaataaaCTAATTATGGAAACTCAAACAACCAGAAgatcaaataattatagACGGAGCACTTATTCAAAAGACGATTAA
- a CDS encoding uncharacterized protein (Transporter; similar to the Sit1 siderophore transporter; induced by nitric oxide independent of Yhb1; repressed during chlamydospore formation in C. albicans and C. dubliniensis; rat catheter biofilm repressed): MVSNTLPEHESNTSLHDMEKKQLADQLGDIHYKILPIKKLLICLFSLSLALFLSFVDQTSVTIALATIGKDLNAETTINWAPTASLLANCICQVLFGRLSDIFGRKVMLITCLICLSLGELICSFAKSGVEFFVFRALTGLSCGGIQSLCMVILSDVVTLKQRGKYQGILGASVGLGNSIGPFMMAAFIEHNTWRNFYRMMCPINILAFVIIAIFIDTKQQTKQLNQLLSKSEQFKKLDYLGMLIGCSGLTLLLVSISSGGSTYNWNSAPVISMFVIGGILLITFLFVEWKVPELPMIPLNLFSRFSLGLILGSNFFFGMAYYGFTFYIAYYYQIVLGLDSIHSAILMLPLVIPQSVVSAIAGQIISYTGHYIYVIIFGYSLWTLSCGLTLLFDSNTNYGVITVVLLLMGTGVACTFQPTMVAAQSQAKKSERAVVISCRNVIRSLGGAVGLAVASLIITNSLLKEITKQENRQDISSTSSVPTGYLMYLKTHVYSKVDTTQLTADQVLIVRQMYMQAIRNFFYLTIPLLALCLISSLFVKDKGLQCIDEEPEKEEKELQ; encoded by the coding sequence ATGGTGTCTAATACTTTGCCGGAACATGAATCCAATACCAGTCTACATGATATGGAGAAAAAGCAATTGGCTGATCAGTTAGGTGATATTCATTACAAGATTCTCCCCATTAAAAaacttttaatttgtttattttcattatctttagcattatttttatcttttgttGATCAGACTAGTGTAACAATAGCATTAGCCACTATAGGCAAAGATTTGAATGcagaaacaacaatcaattggGCTCCCACGGCATCATTATTGGCAAATTGTATATGTCAAGTATTATTTGGAAGATTATCTGATATTTTCGGCAGGAAAGTCATGTTAATAActtgtttaatttgtttatcattAGGAGAATTAATTTGCAGCTTTGCTAAAAGTGGAGTTGAATTCTTTGTCTTTAGAGCATTAACTGGATTAAGTTGTGGTGGTATCCAAAGTCTTTGTATGGTGATACTAAGTGATGTTGTCACTTTGAAACAAAGAGGTAAATACCAAGGGATATTGGGTGCTAGTGTAGGGTTAGGAAATTCCATTGGGCCATTTATGATGGCAGCATTTATTGAACATAACACATGGAGAAATTTCTATCGTATGATGTGTCCCATAAATATTCTTGcatttgttattattgcAATTTTCATTGATACAAAGCAACAAACCAagcaattgaatcaattgttaaGTAAATCAgaacaatttaaaaaattggattattTGGGGATGTTAATTGGTTGCTCTGGTTTGACTTTATTGTTGGTATCTATTAGTAGTGGTGGATCAACTTATAATTGGAATAGTGCCCCTGTTATTTCTATGTTTGTCATTGGGGGTATCCTTTTGATtacatttttatttgttgaatgGAAAGTTCCTGAATTGCCCATGATACCACTTAACCTATTTTCTAGATTTTCGTTGGGGTTGATTTTGGGTtcaaactttttctttggaaTGGCATACTATGGATTTACATTTTATATTGcctattattatcaaatcgTTCTTGGATTAGATTCTATTCATTCAGCGATTTTGATGTTGCCCTTAGTGATTCCTCAATCAGTTGTTTCGGCGATAGCAGGACAAATAATAAGTTATACTGGACATTACATCTACGTTATTATATTTGGATATTCACTTTGGACTTTATCGTGTGGATTGAcgttattatttgattcaaacACTAATTATGGTGTTATTACCGTGGTGTTACTATTAATGGGAACTGGAGTAGCATGTACTTTCCAACCAACAATGGTGGCTGCACAAAGCCaagcaaaaaaatcagAAAGAGCAGTTGTAATAAGTTGTCGAAATGTCATTAGATCTTTGGGTGGTGCTGTTGGTTTAGCGGTGGcttcattaattattacCAATAGTTTGTTGAAGGAAATTACCAAACAAGAAAACCGCCAAGACATATCTTCAACTTCGTCGGTGCCAACAGGGTATTTAATGTATTTGAAAACTCATGTTTATTCCAAAGTCGATACAACTCAATTGACGGCCGATCAAGTATTGATTGTCAGGCAAATGTACATGCAAGCCATTCgtaatttcttttatttgACAATACCCTTGTTGGCATTGTGTTTGATTAGCAGCTTATTTGTCAAAGATAAAGGACTCCAGTGTATAGATGAAGAACCTgaaaaagaggaaaagGAGTTGCAATAA
- a CDS encoding uncharacterized protein (Ortholog of C. dubliniensis CD36 : Cd36_34965, C. parapsilosis CDC317 : CPAR2_200910, Candida tenuis NRRL Y-1498 : CANTEDRAFT_95984 and Debaryomyces hansenii CBS767 : DEHA2E02926g) yields the protein MEVKDIFVQIGTIIVFLLEFFFRNSITLIVHAHKNYPDITNVIFFILGVYIIYKILVRTLRSWFNFMIFTIKLIFVLFFVFLVFVIYLRGWETFIYQDVPFLKKSFGHLKAFNDSTTKNGGFGFSNILNFATQFNLNDIKSIFTNVEKNIKENLDESSEYFEYINSQFGNGNGNEPDYDNIQKLVEEGIGYLQENVDLNALRNNIQDILNGHQN from the coding sequence ATGGAAGTCAAAGatatttttgttcaaattgGAACTATAATTGTGTTTTTACTAGAGTTTTTCTTTAGAAACTCCATAACTTTGATTGTTCATGCCCATAAGAATTATCCAGACATTACTAatgttatatttttcatacTTGGAGTGTATATCATATATAAAATACTAGTCAGAACCCTTAGATCCTGGTTTAATTTTATGATATTCACAATCAAGTtgatatttgttttgtttttcgtTTTTCTTGTATTTGTCATATATTTACGTGGTTGGGAAACATTCATTTATCAAGATGTcccatttttgaaaaaatctttTGGTCACTTGAAGGCATTTAATGATAGTACAACAAAGAATGGGGGGTTTGGCTTTAGTAATATTCTAAATTTTGCTACACAGTTCAATTTGAATGATATCAAGTCGATATTTAccaatgttgaaaaaaacattAAAGAAAACTTGGATGAATCATCggaatattttgaatatattaataGCCAATTTGGGAATGGAAATGGGAATGAGCCTGATTATGACAACATCCAGAAATTAGTAGAAGAAGGTATTGGttatttacaagaaaatgttgatttgaatgCATTACGAAACAATATTCAGGACATATTGAATGGGCATCAAAACTAA
- the FGR46 gene encoding Fgr46p (Protein lacking an ortholog in S. cerevisiae; transposon mutation affects filamentous growth), translating into MFKTDFFFFNLCMESVLLVLFFSLLLLNKGRKKKWEKKKKKLFYSCSVQFYSVVIVVDCSVNPVKKQKKANIFQSRSIAALTTQLFNFFSCKRVYNDSSIQKYSCVDLKRIKVSSKSLAC; encoded by the coding sequence ATGTTCAAAactgatttttttttttttaatctcTGTATGGAATCTGTTTTGTTagtactttttttttccctctTACTTTTGAACAAGGGCagaaagaagaagtgggaaaaaaagaaaaagaaattattttataGTTGTTCAGTTCAGTTCTATTCtgttgtaattgttgttgattgcAGTGTTAACCCAGttaaaaagcaaaaaaaagcaaacaTATTTCAACTGCGTCTGATTGCGGCACTAACCACacaattgttcaatttcttttcatgCAAAAGAGTATATAATGACAGTTCTATTCAGAAATATTCATGTGTCGatttaaaaagaataaaagtTTCTTCAAAATCTCTTGCTTGCTAA